The Flexivirga oryzae genome has a segment encoding these proteins:
- the wecB gene encoding non-hydrolyzing UDP-N-acetylglucosamine 2-epimerase, producing the protein MDAELAAGAGPSARFAKRKVLVVVGTRPEATKLLPLIRAMTSDRLIEPFVIATGQHSGIVESVLALDGLAPHANLGVGRPGITLNELFARVLVGLQGFCIDQFGPADKKVGERDYNAYPAACVVHGDTSTAAAAALSAFHLQIPVIHVEAGLRTSNTLSPFPEELNRQMISRIATFHAAPTHVNKERLIREGIPTGRIFVCGNTAIDALQWAAAMKVPYGAPELADLEDDETTRVVVVTTHRRENWGEGLRRIAAAIVTLSTSYPQVRFVLPLHPNPRVAQTLRPMLEAKPNVSLVEPMNYLGFARLLGRACFAISDSGGVQEEAPSLGTPVLVVRETTERQEGVDAGTLKLVGTNTERIVAAASELLDDPGARESMQSVENPYGDGHTAARIVSAMRHIAFGKQSPDSYQSGFNRIEVLRAAGWDHDPSAITRPAPGRGIAEPSGQDPIEEVALR; encoded by the coding sequence ATGGACGCTGAACTGGCGGCAGGGGCAGGACCATCGGCGAGGTTTGCCAAGCGCAAGGTGCTGGTTGTGGTGGGCACCCGACCGGAGGCGACCAAGCTGCTGCCACTGATCCGGGCGATGACCAGCGACCGGCTGATCGAGCCGTTCGTGATTGCGACCGGGCAGCATTCGGGGATCGTTGAGTCGGTCCTGGCCCTGGATGGTCTCGCCCCGCACGCCAACCTGGGTGTCGGTCGACCGGGCATCACCCTCAACGAGCTCTTTGCGCGGGTGCTGGTCGGGCTGCAGGGCTTCTGCATCGACCAGTTCGGGCCGGCCGACAAGAAGGTGGGGGAGCGCGACTACAACGCATATCCCGCGGCCTGCGTGGTACACGGCGACACGAGCACCGCCGCGGCTGCGGCCTTGTCGGCCTTCCATCTGCAGATCCCGGTGATCCACGTCGAGGCCGGGCTGCGCACGTCGAACACGCTGTCGCCCTTCCCCGAAGAGCTGAACCGGCAGATGATCTCCCGCATCGCAACGTTCCATGCGGCTCCGACGCACGTCAACAAGGAGCGACTGATCCGCGAGGGGATTCCGACCGGGCGGATCTTCGTGTGCGGCAACACCGCCATCGATGCGTTGCAGTGGGCAGCGGCGATGAAGGTTCCGTATGGCGCTCCCGAGCTGGCCGACCTGGAGGATGACGAGACGACACGTGTTGTGGTTGTCACCACGCATCGCCGGGAGAACTGGGGCGAGGGTTTGCGACGGATAGCTGCTGCCATCGTCACCTTGAGCACCAGCTATCCGCAGGTGCGTTTCGTGCTGCCGCTGCACCCGAACCCGCGGGTCGCGCAAACCCTGCGGCCGATGCTGGAGGCGAAACCGAATGTGTCGCTGGTGGAGCCGATGAACTACCTCGGGTTCGCGCGCCTCCTCGGTCGCGCGTGCTTCGCGATCAGCGACTCCGGCGGGGTGCAGGAGGAGGCGCCGTCATTGGGGACACCGGTGCTGGTCGTGCGGGAGACGACCGAGCGCCAGGAGGGGGTGGACGCCGGAACGTTGAAACTAGTGGGCACCAACACCGAACGCATTGTTGCGGCGGCCAGCGAATTGCTGGACGACCCCGGCGCGCGCGAAAGCATGCAGTCGGTGGAGAACCCGTACGGCGACGGCCACACTGCGGCACGGATCGTAAGCGCGATGCGACACATCGCGTTCGGCAAGCAGTCGCCGGATTCCTACCAGAGTGGTTTCAACCGTATCGAGGTGCTGCGCGCAGCCGGTTGGGACCACGACCCATCGGCGATCACTCGCCCGGCACCTGGTCGAGGCATCGCCGAGCCTTCCGGGCAGGACCCGATCGAAGAAGTGGCTCTTCGGTGA